The nucleotide window CATTCACGGCAAGCTCGGCCTGCGCGGCCAGGCCACCGCCGAAATCGTCCTCGAGGACGTCCGGGTGCCCGCCTCGGCGCTCATGGGCCCCGAGGGCAAGGGCTTCTCGATCGCGATGAGCGCGCTGGCCAAGGGGCGGATGTCGGTCGCCGCGGGCTGTGTGGGCATCGCCCAGGCCGCCCTGGACGCGGCCGTGCGTTATGCGGGTGAGCGTGAGCAGTTCGGCAGGCCCATCGCGGGCTACCAGCTGGTCCAGGAGCTGATCAGCGACATCTCCGTGGACGTCGACGCGGCCCGGATGCTGACCTGGCGGGTCGCCGACCTCGTCGACCGGGGCCAGGACTTCGCCACCGCCGCGTCCACGGCGAAGCTGTTCGCCTCCGAGGCGGCCGTTCGGGCGGCCAACAACGCCCTCCAGGTCTTCGGCGGCTACGGCTACATCGACGAGTACCCGGTCGGCAAGCTGGTCAGGGACGCCCGGGTGATGACCCTCTACGAGGGCACCAGCCAGATCCAGAAGCTCATCATCGGCCGCGCTCTGACGGGGGTCTCCGCCTTCTGACCGTCCTGCTTCCCGGGGTGCGTCACTCGAACGGTCGTCTGAGTACCGGACTGAGTATCCGGACCGATGTGGTGCCCGTCACGGCCCCCGAAACTGGGGCCATGAGTGAGACAGCATCGGTCAAGCAGCAGGGCACCGCGGCCTTCTACGGTCAGGCCGTCGCCTCTTTCGGGGTGGCGATGGGCTCGGTGGCCCTCGGAATCTTCTTCCTCGACGCGGACGGCTGGGTGCGGGGCTTCCTCGCCATCGGCGTCCTCTACCTCGTCACCTCGTGCTTCACCCTGGCCAAGGTCATCAGGGACCGCCAGGAGGCGGGTCAGCTGGTCAGCCGGGTCGACCAGGCCAGACTGGAGAAGATCCTCGCCGAGCACGACCCGTTCCAGAAGCTCTGACCCGCCCGACCCTAAGCGCTTGCTCAGGATCGGGGTATGGTGTTCGTCCTGCCGATGGAAGGGGCGAGTGACGATGAGCACGGCGGAGGAGACCGGCGACGACACGCCGTGGGGCGAGGTCACGCCCGAGGCGGCACGGCGGCTTCTCGTCGCCGCCGTCGAAGCCTTTGCCGAGCGCGGGTACCACGCGACGACCACCCGCGACATCGCCGGCCGGGCGGGAATGAGCCCGGCCGCCCTCTACATCCACTACAAGACCAAGGAAGAGCTGCTCCACCGGATCAGCAGGATCGGTCACGACCGGGCCCTGGCCCTCCTGGAGGCCGAGGCCGGCAGTGACGGTTCCGCGGCGGAGCGGCTCGCCGGCGCCGTACGGTCCTTCGTCCGGTGGCACGCCGAGCGGCACACCACGGCGCGTGTCGTGCAGTACGAACTCGACGCGCTCGCCGACGAGCACCGCACCGAGATCATCGAGCTGCGCAGGCAGAGCGACGCCGTGGTGCGCCGGATCATCAGCGAAGGCGTCGCGGCGGGGGAGTTCGACGTCCCCGACGTGCCCGGCACCACACTCGCCGTGCTGTCCCTCTGCATCGACGTGGCGCGCTGGTTCAACGCCCAGGGCAGCCGGACGCCGGACGAGGTCGGCGCGCTCTACGCCGACCTCGTCCTGCGGATGGTCGCGGCTCAGAAGTAGTAGCGGGACACCGACTCCGCGACACAGGCGGGCTTGTCGCCGCCCTCCCGCTCGATGGTGACCACCGCGGTGACCTGCACGCCGCCGCCCGCCTCCTCGACGTTCCTGAGCACGGCGGTGGCGCGCAGCCGTGAACCCACCGGGACGGTCGAGGGGAAGCGCACCTTGTTGGTGCCGTAGTTGATGCCCATCTTCATGCCCTCGACGCGCATGATCTGCGGGACGAGCGCGGGCAGGAGCGAGAGCGTCAGATAGCCGTGCGCGATCGTCGTGCCGAAGGGGCCGGCTGCCGCGCGCTCGGGGTCCACGTGAATCCACTGGTGGTCGCCGGTGGCCTCGGCGAACTGGTCGATCCGCTTCTGGTCGATCTCCAGCCACTCGCTGTGGCCCAGCTCCTCACCCACTCCGTCGCGCAGCTCCTGTGCGGACGTGAAGATCTTCGGCTCTGCCATGTTCCTGGTCCCTGCCTTCCGGCTCACGTGCCCTGGACGGGCGATGTCTAAGCGCTTGCTCAGCATCCTTGGGTGAGTGCTGTCCTGTCAACGGAGGACCAGTAGGGTTCGAGAGGTGCCACAGATCCCGCAGACACTCCACGAACTCACGGTCGGCCAGCTCTCCGCGCGTAGCGGCGCCGCGGTCTCGGCCCTGCACTTCTATGAGGCCAAGGGTTTGATCAGCAGCCGGCGCACCAGCGGAAACCAGCGCCGCTACACCAGGGACGCGCTGCGCCGGGTCGCGTTCGTACGCGCGGCCCAGCGCGTCGGGATTCCCCTGGCCACCATCCGGGACGCGCTGGCCGAACTGCCCGAGGAGCGCACCCCCAACCGTGACGACTGGGCACGGCTCTCGGAGGCGTGGCGCACCGAACTGGACGAGCGCATCAAGCGGCTGGGCCAGTTGCGCGACCACCTCACCGACTGCATCGGCTGTGGCTGCCTCTCGCTTGAAGCCTG belongs to Streptomyces finlayi and includes:
- a CDS encoding YiaA/YiaB family inner membrane protein; this translates as MSETASVKQQGTAAFYGQAVASFGVAMGSVALGIFFLDADGWVRGFLAIGVLYLVTSCFTLAKVIRDRQEAGQLVSRVDQARLEKILAEHDPFQKL
- a CDS encoding TetR/AcrR family transcriptional regulator; translated protein: MSTAEETGDDTPWGEVTPEAARRLLVAAVEAFAERGYHATTTRDIAGRAGMSPAALYIHYKTKEELLHRISRIGHDRALALLEAEAGSDGSAAERLAGAVRSFVRWHAERHTTARVVQYELDALADEHRTEIIELRRQSDAVVRRIISEGVAAGEFDVPDVPGTTLAVLSLCIDVARWFNAQGSRTPDEVGALYADLVLRMVAAQK
- a CDS encoding MaoC family dehydratase, which codes for MAEPKIFTSAQELRDGVGEELGHSEWLEIDQKRIDQFAEATGDHQWIHVDPERAAAGPFGTTIAHGYLTLSLLPALVPQIMRVEGMKMGINYGTNKVRFPSTVPVGSRLRATAVLRNVEEAGGGVQVTAVVTIEREGGDKPACVAESVSRYYF
- the soxR gene encoding redox-sensitive transcriptional activator SoxR, whose product is MPQIPQTLHELTVGQLSARSGAAVSALHFYEAKGLISSRRTSGNQRRYTRDALRRVAFVRAAQRVGIPLATIRDALAELPEERTPNRDDWARLSEAWRTELDERIKRLGQLRDHLTDCIGCGCLSLEACVLSNPNDISGERMTGSRLMPERGKPA